GACCAAAAGCCACTTGATTGCTGCCGTTGTCCCACCAGTTGGAGAAAGGCTGACCGTCCACCACATTACGGAAGATGACCATGTTCCTGAAAACGCAAGGAACGGCTGTCACTGCGCCCGCGAGAGCTCTGAACCCAGAAGGAAcaggaagcaaaagcagctgcttttgctcGCTATTTTCCCCCACAGTGTCCCTACTTTATTTGACGCCAGCGATGTTCACAAACCCAGTCGTTGCCACAGGTGGTGTCCGCATTGATTGTAACAGGCCTTACTGATCCATCCGCGTTACTCGGCGGTCCAACCCAGTCATTGACGTCCTGTAATTAAAAGGAGAAGTTTAAAACTTCTTAGTGGAAATGCGGAGAGCCCATCTGTAGAGAAAACCTAGATGGACCATCAAATTGCCATCTGCTAGGTCCAACATGGGACAGAGAAGTCACCTAACAAATTTAAATGCACTGGACTGCTACTCTGGCCCCGTCCTGATCCTTATTCACCGTGAATGCATCTTCAGCATGTACCAGCTTACCCGTCCATTGACAAAGTTTCTTGGCCAGCGAAAACTTGACATCACACGCGTGAACCCATATGGATGAGCAAGCATGAAACCAACTGCCATCTTATAAAGCCTGTTCGTTAGACAAAAACAAGTAACAAGACGTGGAAAGAGAAACTGTGCCAGAGAACAGATAGACAAACgaggaaaagcaagcagcatcGCCCGGGCGAGAACAACCCCTTACCTGGCGTCCCAGAACGTTAGAATGGAAGCTCCACCAGCCCCGTGGCCCCGCTGGTTGTCGTGATTATCCACAAAGACCAGGGCTCTGTCGGAAGGCACAAAGCCCCAGCCTTCTCCCCAGTTCCTAGACAAAAACACAAAGACTTGAAGCTGCCTTGTCAACACGTGTACCCAGCGTACCCCCCTTAAGCTGCAGCATCTTCAGCCTTACTTTAAGTACGCCATCTTTTCCCCATTCCACTTGCGGATCACCGTCCCCAGTTTCGCACCATATTTGAATTCTGTCACTCGGCCATTTCCAAAGTAGTCGCTGCCTTTGATCGGCTCTCCACCCAGGTCAATCACCTGGTACAGGAAAGACAGAGCGTTCCTTTTGCTTCAAAGCACCAGACAAGTACAAGGTGTTGCCTGAGACACTGTTTTAAGGAAGAGGCACTACTCGAGCTAAACGCATTAGTTGGCTTACTCACAAAGCTGCATTTAAAGCTATTTTCCTCGTTTGATCTCAGCCTAGCGGTGAGCTTGTTCTCCATCTCCATCCTAATTCTCCTCATCTTCATCGATCACTATCGCATCATTAAGACTCGGGCCGTACCAACTTCACGTTTAGCGTAGCCAACAACGTCTCTGCTTCCAGCACACGGGCAACCTCATTTCTCCGTGTAGCTAAAGAATGTCTGACTGTTTGCCCTAAACCTTGCAGGCCACGTATTGCCTTAATAAAATGTGTCCAGCAACTTTACCTCCTGCTGACTGAAACCAACAATTACCTGCTTGTTAGGAATTGTTACCCAAACGTAAAACACAAATTTGGAATGTCAACTCACAAGGCTATGCCATTGGAAAACCATGTTTCAGACCGTAATCACTATTTCTACTTTCTGTCGCAACGTATTCTCCAGAACTTAAAATTTGGGGAGCAGCGACATCTCTTTTTCAAATCAATAGAATTTTTACACTAACTTTGATGCAACAGAATCCACATCAAGTCAAATTTCCAGGTAGACTTAGTTACAGAAGGTCCAAAATAACTGTCCATTAGCATTTCTGGGCAGATTAGATAATTCTAAATTATGGTTATTAAATCACAGCAACAATTGCTACAGGTCCAGAAGCTACAGGTCTACAAGTCCAAGAGCTGCTCCCGCCCAGCTCAGGCAAAGCATCGCCTCCCATGTGGGACTGAGTCTATACTGTGCCTGCAAGAAAGAATTTTGTAAAGTacaactgaaataaaggaaaaaaaaacacaccaaaagaTTACCTCCTGGTAAATGAAAGGTTTAGTTCCTGCAGAAAACCATTTCGTGTTTAGGTCATTCAGCTTGTCTAAAACTGCCTTCAGGTCCCCAGGCCACATATGCTTGGCAGCATCAATTCGGAAGCCTGCTACACCAATATCAATGAGGTGGTTCATGTACTCGGCAACTTTTGAGCGGACATAGTCCTTCTCCAGGGCCAGATCAAGAAGGCTCACCAAGCGGCAGTCTCGGACCTgtagaaaaaatctgaaattaaacattttttcacctaATAAACTAAACGCAGTAGCGTTCTACAGACGTTTTGAATTTTGTTACCTGTGTGATGCCACACCAAATAAAAATCTCACTAGCTGTTGTTCATCACACATAACTTTGCCTTGGACAATCACCTTGGACAGTCATCTACACAGAAGGAGCGCTACGAAGTCTGCATTCACCCAGCTTACACAGCTGTAGGTGCTGAAGGAT
The sequence above is drawn from the Falco naumanni isolate bFalNau1 chromosome 11, bFalNau1.pat, whole genome shotgun sequence genome and encodes:
- the AMY2A gene encoding pancreatic alpha-amylase isoform X1, with product MSIFFLLLVVGVCWAQYSPNALSGRTSIVHLFEWRWADIALECERYLAPNGFGGVQISPPNENIIVTDPWQPWWERYQPVSYKLCTRSGNETEFRDMVTRCNNVGVHIYVDAVINHMCGAHAGAGSHATCGSYFSAKTEDFPAVPYSGWDFNDGKCKSKSGDIENYHDISQVRDCRLVSLLDLALEKDYVRSKVAEYMNHLIDIGVAGFRIDAAKHMWPGDLKAVLDKLNDLNTKWFSAGTKPFIYQEVIDLGGEPIKGSDYFGNGRVTEFKYGAKLGTVIRKWNGEKMAYLKNWGEGWGFVPSDRALVFVDNHDNQRGHGAGGASILTFWDARLYKMAVGFMLAHPYGFTRVMSSFRWPRNFVNGRDVNDWVGPPSNADGSVRPVTINADTTCGNDWVCEHRWRQIKNMVIFRNVVDGQPFSNWWDNGSNQVAFGRGSKGFIVFNNDDWDLNISLQTGLPAGTYCDVISGEKEGNTCTGEQVYVSGDGIARFHVSNNAEDPFVAIHVNAKL